A genomic window from Agrobacterium larrymoorei includes:
- a CDS encoding GFA family protein: protein MSEAGYSGGCQCGAVRFHAGKLGRPSICHCRMCQKHFGNFFGALVGADQAHLTWTRGQPSLFRSSSKIHRGFCNKCGTPLTYHYPGGVEIAIGAFDHPDQIEPQVQVNAHMQMPWIKALFDKPSVQQGIDESTIISYQHPDHDTMVWPPEDEANKA, encoded by the coding sequence ATGAGCGAGGCAGGATATTCAGGTGGGTGCCAGTGCGGTGCGGTCCGATTTCACGCTGGCAAGCTTGGCCGGCCGTCGATTTGCCATTGCCGGATGTGCCAGAAGCATTTCGGCAATTTCTTTGGGGCGCTTGTGGGTGCAGATCAGGCCCATCTCACATGGACACGGGGGCAGCCTAGCCTCTTCCGGTCATCCTCCAAGATTCACCGGGGCTTCTGCAACAAGTGCGGAACGCCGCTGACCTATCACTATCCGGGCGGGGTCGAGATCGCCATCGGCGCCTTCGATCATCCGGATCAGATCGAGCCGCAGGTGCAGGTCAACGCACATATGCAGATGCCGTGGATCAAAGCGCTGTTCGACAAGCCGTCTGTTCAGCAAGGTATCGATGAAAGCACGATTATTTCCTATCAGCATCCGGACCACGACACCATGGTCTGGCCGCCCGAAGACGAAGCAAACAAGGCATAG
- a CDS encoding GFA family protein, producing MTIHTGGCQCGAIRFRAEGDLNDSSICHCRMCQKAFGAYYAPLVSVRGAKFEWTRGEPKRFQSSNHVKRGFCGECGTPLTYEAPDGMAIAAGAFDDPASLPPVIQWGVENKIGFVDHLHALPQEETLADVTSASFIADLVSYQHPDHDTETWPEEKR from the coding sequence ATGACCATCCACACCGGCGGATGCCAATGCGGGGCCATACGGTTTCGAGCGGAAGGAGACTTGAACGATAGCTCTATCTGCCATTGCCGCATGTGCCAGAAGGCCTTCGGGGCCTATTATGCGCCACTCGTCTCCGTGCGAGGTGCGAAATTTGAATGGACCCGCGGTGAGCCGAAGCGGTTTCAATCTTCCAACCACGTAAAGCGGGGCTTTTGTGGCGAGTGCGGCACGCCGCTGACCTATGAGGCGCCGGATGGAATGGCCATTGCGGCAGGTGCCTTCGATGATCCTGCCAGCCTGCCCCCCGTTATCCAATGGGGCGTCGAAAACAAGATCGGCTTTGTCGATCATCTTCACGCTCTACCGCAAGAGGAGACGCTGGCCGATGTGACGTCGGCTAGTTTCATCGCCGATCTTGTTTCCTATCAGCATCCGGACCACGATACGGAGACATGGCCAGAGGAGAAGCGTTGA
- a CDS encoding DUF559 domain-containing protein produces the protein MRRLPPSALPGISPSRGEIGKTDPCHFTFDLNERRSWTVIRFWNDDVLQQIDDVCLHFLRSIPREQS, from the coding sequence ATTCGTCGCTTACCCCCCTCTGCCCTGCCGGGCATCTCCCCCTCAAGGGGGGAGATCGGCAAGACGGACCCTTGCCATTTCACCTTTGACCTCAATGAGAGGCGAAGCTGGACCGTCATCCGCTTCTGGAACGATGACGTCCTCCAACAGATAGACGATGTCTGCCTACATTTCCTGCGATCAATACCGAGGGAGCAATCATGA
- the cysS gene encoding cysteine--tRNA ligase: protein MSLRLKLYNTLTREKAEFQPIDAKNVRMYVCGPTVYDYAHIGNARPVIVFDVLYRLLRHVYGENGVTYARNITDVDDKINARALRDYPNLPLNDAIHAVTEKTANQFHQDVAALGCLEPTVEPRATDNITQMIEIIEKLIARGHAYVASGEVLFDTKSMSDYGQLSKRPLDEQQAGARIAVDAHKKNPGDFVLWKLSSDNEPGWESPWGRGRPGWHIECSAMSGRYLGEVFDIHGGGLDLIFPHHENEIAQSRCAHGTHVMANVWMHNGFVQVEGRKMSKSDGNFVTIYDLLHTETFGGRKWPGEVLRLAMLMTHYREPIDFSVKRLEEAERLLAKWPAAEASDADVDQGVLDALADDLNTVAAVQALHALAQSANADPEKLPVFAASAALLGVLPKKAEVDEAIAAAVDSLVAMRLEMLKAKNFAEADRIRDELSTKGIQLKDGKDKETGERVTTWELKR, encoded by the coding sequence ATGTCCTTGCGCTTGAAGCTTTACAACACGCTGACCCGCGAAAAAGCCGAATTTCAGCCGATCGATGCGAAGAATGTCCGCATGTATGTTTGCGGCCCGACGGTCTATGATTATGCCCATATCGGCAATGCCCGCCCGGTGATCGTCTTCGACGTGCTCTATCGCCTGCTGCGGCATGTCTATGGCGAGAATGGCGTCACCTATGCGCGCAACATCACCGATGTGGACGACAAGATCAACGCGCGGGCGCTTCGCGATTATCCCAACCTGCCGCTGAACGACGCGATCCATGCGGTGACGGAAAAGACCGCCAATCAGTTTCATCAGGATGTCGCGGCTCTCGGCTGCCTTGAGCCGACAGTGGAACCCCGCGCGACAGATAACATCACCCAGATGATCGAGATCATCGAGAAGCTGATTGCGCGCGGCCACGCCTATGTGGCGTCAGGCGAGGTGCTGTTCGACACCAAATCCATGAGCGACTACGGCCAACTGTCCAAGCGTCCGCTGGACGAGCAACAGGCTGGTGCGCGCATCGCGGTCGACGCGCACAAAAAGAACCCTGGCGACTTCGTGTTGTGGAAGCTTTCAAGCGATAACGAGCCCGGCTGGGAAAGCCCTTGGGGGCGTGGTCGCCCCGGCTGGCATATCGAGTGCTCCGCCATGTCCGGTCGATATCTCGGTGAAGTCTTCGATATTCACGGCGGTGGTCTCGACCTCATCTTCCCGCATCACGAAAACGAAATCGCCCAGTCCCGCTGCGCCCATGGCACCCATGTGATGGCCAATGTCTGGATGCATAATGGCTTCGTGCAGGTCGAAGGCCGCAAGATGTCCAAGTCCGACGGCAACTTCGTGACGATCTACGATCTGCTGCACACCGAAACTTTTGGCGGCCGCAAATGGCCAGGAGAAGTGTTGCGACTGGCGATGCTGATGACGCATTACCGTGAACCGATCGATTTCTCCGTCAAGCGTCTCGAAGAAGCGGAGCGGCTGCTCGCGAAGTGGCCTGCCGCAGAAGCGAGCGATGCCGATGTCGATCAAGGCGTGCTCGATGCGCTTGCTGACGATCTCAATACCGTTGCGGCCGTACAGGCACTGCATGCTCTGGCCCAATCTGCCAATGCCGATCCGGAAAAACTTCCCGTATTTGCGGCGAGCGCGGCACTTCTTGGCGTGCTGCCGAAGAAGGCGGAGGTGGATGAGGCGATTGCCGCCGCAGTGGATTCGCTCGTTGCCATGCGGCTGGAGATGCTGAAGGCGAAGAATTTTGCCGAGGCGGATCGGATTCGCGATGAGCTGTCTACCAAGGGGATTCAGTTGAAAGATGGTAAGGACAAGGAAACGGGTGAACGGGTGACGACTTGGGAGTTGAAGCGGTAG
- a CDS encoding SDR family NAD(P)-dependent oxidoreductase, with protein sequence MTIDLKGRIALVTGASRGIGYFTAVELAKAGAHVIACARTVGGLEDLDDAIKAVGGTATLVPFDLADMKAIDALGASIHERWGKLDILVANAGMLGVISPVGHIEAKVFEKVMNINVTATWRLIRSVEPLLLKSDAGRALILSSGAAHSCRPFWGVYSTSKAAVEALARTWAAETEQTHLRVNSINPGATRTAMRAQAMPGEDPDTLPHPSEVAQAIVPLASPDLSETGKIYVVRDRKFVSYRTPE encoded by the coding sequence ATGACCATCGACCTTAAAGGCCGGATCGCACTCGTGACCGGAGCCTCTCGCGGCATCGGCTATTTCACCGCGGTCGAACTGGCCAAAGCTGGCGCCCATGTGATTGCCTGCGCGCGCACGGTTGGTGGGCTCGAAGATCTGGACGACGCTATCAAGGCTGTCGGTGGTACGGCCACGCTCGTTCCATTCGATCTCGCAGACATGAAGGCGATCGATGCACTCGGCGCCTCTATCCACGAACGTTGGGGCAAGCTCGACATTCTGGTCGCCAATGCCGGGATGCTTGGCGTCATTTCCCCTGTCGGCCATATAGAGGCCAAGGTGTTTGAAAAGGTGATGAACATCAACGTCACCGCAACCTGGCGTCTCATTCGCTCAGTCGAACCGCTTCTGTTGAAGTCCGATGCCGGGCGCGCGCTGATCCTGTCCTCTGGCGCTGCCCATTCCTGTCGGCCGTTCTGGGGCGTCTATTCTACCTCAAAGGCTGCCGTTGAAGCGCTGGCACGCACTTGGGCGGCGGAGACCGAGCAGACCCATTTGCGCGTCAACAGCATCAATCCGGGCGCGACGCGTACGGCAATGCGCGCCCAGGCGATGCCCGGCGAAGATCCCGACACCCTGCCCCATCCTTCGGAAGTGGCACAGGCTATCGTCCCGCTTGCCTCACCTGACCTCTCCGAGACCGGTAAGATCTATGTCGTCCGCGACCGGAAATTCGTCAGCTATCGCACGCCGGAATGA
- the purF gene encoding amidophosphoribosyltransferase: MNEPLSHSTFNDIIDGDTLHEECGVFGILGHADAAALTALGLHALQHRGQEAAGIVSFDGKRFHQERHMGLVGDHYTNPATLARLPGTISMGHTRYSTTGEVAMRNVQPLFAELEEGGIAIAHNGNFTNGLTLRRQIIATGAICQSTSDTEVVLHLIARSRHSSTADRFIDAIRQMEGGYSMLAMTRTKLIAARDPTGIRPLVMGDLDGKPIFCSETCALDIIGAKFVRDVENGEVIICEIQPDGSISIDARKPNKPQPERLCLFEYVYFARPDSVVGGRNVYTTRKNMGMNLAKEAPLEADVVVPVPDGGTPAALGFAQESGIPFEYGIIRNHYVGRTFIEPTQQIRAFGVKLKHSANRAMIEGKRVVLVDDSIVRGTTSVKIVQMIREAGAKEVHIRVASPMIFHPDFYGIDTPDADKLLANQYADVNAMAKYIGADSLAFLSINGLYRAVGGEDRNPARPQFTDHYFTGEYPTRLLDKNGESMGSKISMLASNG, from the coding sequence ATGAATGAGCCGCTTTCGCATTCCACCTTCAATGACATTATCGATGGCGATACGCTGCATGAGGAATGCGGTGTTTTCGGCATTCTCGGTCACGCGGATGCGGCGGCCCTGACGGCACTCGGCCTGCATGCTCTTCAGCATCGTGGCCAGGAAGCGGCCGGTATCGTTTCCTTCGATGGCAAGCGCTTCCATCAGGAGCGGCACATGGGTCTGGTGGGCGATCATTACACCAACCCGGCCACATTGGCCCGCCTTCCCGGCACGATCTCGATGGGTCATACGCGCTACTCGACCACCGGTGAAGTCGCGATGCGCAACGTGCAGCCGCTGTTCGCCGAGTTGGAAGAAGGCGGCATCGCCATTGCCCATAACGGCAACTTCACCAATGGCCTGACGCTTCGCCGCCAGATCATCGCGACCGGCGCGATCTGCCAGTCCACGTCCGACACAGAGGTCGTACTGCATCTGATCGCACGCTCCCGCCACTCCTCCACGGCCGACCGCTTCATCGATGCGATCCGCCAGATGGAAGGTGGTTATTCGATGCTGGCCATGACCCGCACCAAGCTGATTGCAGCGCGCGATCCCACTGGCATCCGTCCCCTCGTCATGGGCGATCTGGACGGCAAGCCGATCTTCTGTTCCGAGACATGTGCGCTCGACATTATCGGTGCAAAATTCGTCCGCGACGTTGAAAATGGTGAAGTCATCATCTGTGAGATCCAGCCGGATGGTTCGATCAGCATCGATGCGCGCAAGCCGAACAAGCCGCAGCCGGAGCGCCTCTGCCTGTTCGAATATGTCTATTTCGCTCGCCCCGACTCCGTCGTCGGCGGTCGTAACGTCTATACGACCCGCAAGAACATGGGCATGAACCTTGCCAAGGAAGCCCCGCTCGAGGCCGATGTCGTCGTGCCGGTGCCCGACGGCGGAACGCCTGCGGCGCTTGGCTTCGCGCAGGAAAGCGGTATTCCCTTCGAATACGGCATCATCCGCAACCACTATGTCGGCCGTACCTTCATCGAGCCGACGCAGCAGATCCGCGCTTTCGGCGTGAAGCTGAAACATTCCGCCAACCGGGCAATGATCGAAGGCAAGCGCGTCGTTCTGGTGGATGATTCCATCGTTCGTGGCACGACGTCGGTCAAGATCGTGCAGATGATCCGTGAAGCTGGCGCCAAGGAAGTCCACATCCGCGTCGCGAGCCCGATGATTTTCCATCCGGATTTCTACGGTATCGACACGCCGGATGCCGATAAGCTTCTCGCCAACCAGTATGCCGACGTGAATGCGATGGCGAAATATATTGGCGCGGATTCGCTCGCCTTCCTATCGATCAACGGACTTTACCGCGCCGTGGGCGGAGAGGACCGCAATCCTGCCCGTCCTCAGTTCACCGATCATTACTTTACCGGTGAATATCCGACACGCCTTCTCGACAAGAATGGTGAGTCGATGGGCAGCAAGATCTCCATGCTCGCCAGCAACGGCTAA
- a CDS encoding CvpA family protein translates to MPITIFDGIVLAVVLFSAVLAMVRGFSREILSIASWVGSVAAAYYLYPLLLPYARNYTDDDKIAIAGSAGLVFLVALIIISFITSRIADFIIDSRIGALDRTLGFLFGAARGLLLLVVAVAFWNWLVDVRTQPDWVTQAKSKPFLDGLVGKLEAVLPDDIEPQIRSRILGKKTETTPEQAPAEDAPATTAPVPAN, encoded by the coding sequence ATGCCCATTACGATTTTCGACGGTATCGTTCTTGCCGTTGTGCTTTTCTCCGCCGTTCTCGCCATGGTGCGTGGGTTCTCGCGTGAAATTCTGTCCATCGCAAGTTGGGTCGGCTCCGTTGCAGCTGCTTACTATCTTTATCCGCTGCTGCTTCCCTATGCGCGCAACTATACCGATGACGACAAGATCGCGATTGCCGGTTCGGCCGGTCTGGTCTTCCTCGTTGCGCTGATCATCATTTCCTTCATCACCTCGCGCATTGCCGATTTCATCATCGACAGCCGCATCGGTGCGCTAGATCGCACGCTCGGTTTCCTCTTCGGCGCTGCGCGCGGCCTGCTTCTGCTCGTCGTCGCGGTCGCTTTCTGGAACTGGCTGGTCGATGTGAGAACGCAGCCCGATTGGGTAACGCAGGCCAAATCCAAGCCGTTCCTCGATGGTCTGGTCGGCAAGCTGGAAGCCGTTCTGCCGGACGATATCGAGCCGCAAATCCGCTCTCGCATCCTTGGGAAGAAGACTGAGACCACACCTGAGCAGGCGCCTGCGGAAGACGCGCCGGCAACAACGGCGCCGGTCCCAGCGAATTGA
- the radA gene encoding DNA repair protein RadA yields the protein MAKAKTQFICQNCGTVHTRWAGKCEGCGEWNTIVEEDPMGGIGGGPGKTPKKGRPVTLTSLSGEIEEAPRIPTGMSELDRATGGGFVRGSAVLIGGDPGIGKSTLLMQAAAALSRQGHRVIYVSGEEAVAQVRLRAQRLGAAETDVLLAAETNVEDILATISEGKRPDLVIIDSIQTLWSDTADSAPGTVTQVRTGVQAMIRFAKQTGATMVLVGHVTKEGQIAGPRVVEHMVDAVLYFEGDRGHHYRILRTVKNRFGPTDEIGVFEMSDRGLREVSNPSELFLGERNEKSPGAAVFAGMEGTRPVLVEVQALVAATSLGTPRRAVVGWDSSRLAMILAVLEAHCGVKLGQHDVYLNIAGGYRISEPAADMAIASALVSSLAGLALPADCVYFGEISLSGAVRPVSQTAQRLKEAEKLGFSTAFLPSASAELPKGSKGRWTEIESLPDLVARIAGSGNRFRQAEEDE from the coding sequence ATGGCCAAAGCCAAGACACAATTCATTTGCCAGAACTGCGGTACCGTCCACACCCGTTGGGCCGGCAAATGCGAGGGCTGCGGCGAGTGGAACACCATCGTTGAAGAAGACCCGATGGGTGGAATCGGCGGCGGGCCCGGCAAAACGCCGAAGAAGGGCCGTCCCGTCACCCTCACCTCGCTTTCCGGTGAAATAGAGGAAGCACCGCGTATTCCGACCGGCATGAGCGAGCTGGATCGCGCGACAGGCGGGGGCTTCGTGCGCGGATCGGCGGTTCTGATCGGTGGCGATCCGGGCATCGGAAAATCGACGCTGCTGATGCAGGCCGCGGCGGCACTCTCGCGCCAAGGCCATCGCGTTATCTATGTGTCTGGCGAAGAGGCCGTGGCGCAGGTGCGGCTACGTGCGCAGCGCTTAGGTGCAGCGGAAACCGACGTGCTTCTGGCAGCGGAAACCAATGTCGAGGACATTCTCGCGACGATTTCCGAGGGGAAGCGGCCCGATCTCGTTATCATCGATTCCATCCAGACGCTGTGGAGCGACACCGCCGATTCCGCCCCCGGGACGGTTACGCAGGTGCGCACCGGTGTTCAGGCGATGATCCGCTTTGCCAAGCAAACCGGTGCCACCATGGTGCTGGTCGGCCATGTAACGAAGGAAGGCCAGATCGCCGGTCCGCGTGTGGTAGAGCACATGGTGGATGCTGTTCTCTATTTTGAGGGCGATCGCGGGCATCATTATCGCATCCTGCGGACCGTCAAGAACCGTTTCGGCCCGACCGATGAAATTGGTGTGTTCGAAATGTCGGACCGGGGTCTGCGCGAGGTCTCCAATCCTTCGGAGCTTTTCCTGGGAGAGCGCAACGAAAAATCCCCGGGCGCCGCCGTCTTCGCCGGTATGGAAGGCACGCGCCCCGTGCTAGTGGAGGTTCAGGCCCTGGTGGCGGCAACCTCGCTTGGCACACCGCGTCGTGCGGTGGTGGGGTGGGATTCGTCGCGGCTTGCTATGATTCTTGCCGTACTCGAGGCCCATTGCGGCGTGAAGCTTGGTCAGCACGATGTCTATCTCAACATAGCCGGTGGCTACCGTATCTCGGAGCCCGCAGCAGACATGGCGATTGCTTCTGCACTGGTTTCCTCGCTTGCCGGTCTTGCCCTGCCTGCCGATTGCGTCTATTTCGGCGAAATCAGCCTGTCGGGCGCAGTGCGGCCGGTGTCCCAAACGGCGCAGCGGTTGAAGGAAGCCGAGAAGCTTGGATTTTCCACCGCCTTTCTCCCCTCCGCGTCGGCGGAATTGCCGAAGGGCTCAAAGGGGCGCTGGACGGAGATTGAAAGCCTCCCCGACCTCGTGGCGCGCATTGCAGGTTCGGGTAACCGCTTCAGACAGGCTGAGGAAGACGAATAA
- the alr gene encoding alanine racemase, whose protein sequence is MTDDLDDSFSEMDADAFETAPLRLTIDLAALADNWRDMQRRSGKARAAAVVKADAYGMGIEDCGSTLYHAGARDFFVASVAEGVTLRPHAPEARIFVLSGIWPGQERDVFAHDLVPVIASEEQLSFWTSALAERGDHPFALHVDIGFNRLGLPVEDALYLADDPTRPASFDPVLVMSHLASADTPSSPMNKAQLESFRRVSAVFEGIESSLSASAGIFLGPEYHFDLTRPGISLYGGEAVSDMQNPMRPVAKAEARIIQIREAGEGQTVSYGGTYQLKRASRLAIAAVGYADGYSRSLSGSGIPLREMGRGGAEGFINGYRVPVAGRITMDLTIFDVTDVPERAIRAGDYIELFGSNIPVDEVARAAGTIGYEMLTSLGLRYERQYLIGNE, encoded by the coding sequence ATGACAGACGACCTCGATGACAGCTTTTCCGAAATGGATGCAGACGCATTCGAAACCGCGCCACTTCGGCTGACCATCGATCTCGCGGCGCTTGCCGATAACTGGCGCGACATGCAGCGACGCTCTGGCAAGGCGCGGGCGGCAGCTGTGGTGAAAGCGGATGCCTATGGTATGGGGATCGAGGATTGCGGCTCGACGCTCTATCACGCCGGTGCGCGGGATTTCTTCGTTGCCAGCGTCGCGGAAGGTGTCACCCTTCGCCCTCATGCGCCGGAGGCGCGCATCTTCGTGCTGTCTGGAATTTGGCCGGGCCAGGAACGCGATGTCTTCGCCCATGATCTCGTGCCGGTGATAGCTTCGGAGGAACAGCTCTCCTTCTGGACGAGCGCTCTGGCCGAGCGCGGCGACCATCCGTTTGCGCTGCATGTGGATATCGGTTTCAACCGCCTTGGGCTTCCAGTCGAAGACGCGCTTTATCTGGCCGATGACCCGACACGGCCGGCAAGCTTCGATCCCGTACTGGTCATGTCCCACCTTGCGAGCGCCGATACCCCCTCTTCGCCGATGAACAAGGCGCAGCTTGAATCATTTCGAAGGGTTAGTGCCGTTTTCGAAGGTATCGAATCAAGCCTTTCAGCCTCTGCCGGAATCTTCCTCGGCCCGGAATACCACTTCGACCTGACGCGTCCAGGCATCTCACTTTACGGCGGCGAAGCCGTCAGCGACATGCAGAATCCCATGCGCCCCGTCGCCAAGGCAGAGGCGCGGATCATCCAGATTCGCGAAGCCGGTGAAGGGCAAACGGTAAGTTATGGCGGCACCTATCAGTTGAAGCGTGCGAGCCGTCTGGCAATCGCGGCTGTGGGCTATGCCGATGGATATTCGCGATCGCTCTCCGGCTCTGGCATTCCGTTGCGCGAGATGGGCCGTGGCGGCGCGGAAGGCTTCATCAATGGCTACCGCGTTCCAGTCGCCGGTCGCATCACCATGGACCTCACAATTTTCGACGTCACCGACGTGCCGGAACGTGCCATTCGTGCGGGCGACTATATCGAGCTCTTCGGGTCAAATATTCCGGTGGATGAGGTGGCGCGTGCCGCCGGCACGATTGGCTACGAGATGTTGACCAGCCTTGGTCTTCGTTATGAGCGGCAATATCTGATCGGCAACGAGTAA
- a CDS encoding AraC family transcriptional regulator, with protein sequence MHNVSQEQATDHMPLSRAETTWFWRDKRFKGMECMTATFLTHEFSPHAHDTFSIGAIENGSQISTIKGTTERTGPGHLYLIDPGQIHDGAPGGDGYRYRMIYPDVALLSDVIEDVTGRAFHGTPSFPSFLPHDPKMAQAFQIAHRRLESGAGALEADEGMFSVLAELFSRHGSAIILPVETREKTAVYQARDYLNDNFDTDVGLEELASMAGLSRAHLIRAFRREFHITPHAYLTDIRIRRARHLLRRGESPASVALECGFADQAHFTRHFKARTGVTPGQFRAA encoded by the coding sequence ATGCACAATGTTTCGCAGGAACAGGCCACCGATCACATGCCGCTTTCACGCGCAGAAACCACTTGGTTTTGGCGTGATAAGCGTTTCAAAGGCATGGAGTGCATGACGGCGACGTTCCTCACGCATGAATTCTCGCCACACGCGCATGACACCTTTTCCATCGGCGCCATCGAAAACGGCTCGCAGATTTCCACCATCAAAGGCACGACCGAGCGGACCGGCCCCGGCCATCTTTATCTCATCGATCCCGGCCAGATTCACGATGGCGCACCCGGCGGCGATGGCTACAGATACCGCATGATCTATCCGGATGTGGCACTTCTGTCCGACGTGATCGAAGACGTGACCGGCCGCGCCTTTCATGGCACGCCGTCCTTTCCAAGCTTCCTGCCGCATGACCCGAAGATGGCGCAGGCCTTTCAAATCGCTCATCGCAGGCTGGAAAGCGGGGCAGGCGCACTAGAAGCGGATGAGGGTATGTTCTCGGTTCTCGCCGAACTCTTCTCCCGTCACGGCAGCGCCATCATCCTGCCTGTTGAGACACGCGAGAAAACCGCGGTCTATCAGGCACGGGATTATCTCAACGACAACTTCGATACGGATGTGGGACTGGAAGAACTGGCGAGTATGGCCGGTCTCAGCCGCGCCCATCTGATCCGCGCCTTCCGCCGTGAATTCCACATCACGCCGCATGCCTATCTGACCGATATCCGCATCCGCCGGGCGAGACATTTGTTGCGCAGGGGAGAAAGCCCCGCATCCGTGGCGCTTGAATGTGGCTTCGCCGATCAGGCGCATTTTACCCGCCACTTCAAGGCGCGTACCGGCGTGACGCCGGGCCAGTTTCGCGCTGCCTAA
- a CDS encoding AzlC family ABC transporter permease, translating into MLSKTPPEKPQELIIGLKAASPLLVAMVPIGMVFGTIAVSKGLSPLEACLMSLFVFAGGAQFVAMDLWTHPASWAALGFAALLVNLRHILMSASIAAKMESFKPWQRWLAMPVLTDESWALAEFRSMTSTLRPAFFAAAALSIYAVWNLSTLAGALLGSVMGDTTVIGLDFAFPAVFIVLLMGFWKGRQTGFVLLASATAAFLTHRYVPGAWYIAAGALAGLAVAGFAKDEREMPR; encoded by the coding sequence ATGTTGAGCAAGACCCCGCCTGAAAAACCACAGGAACTGATCATCGGATTGAAAGCCGCTTCGCCGCTGCTCGTCGCCATGGTGCCGATCGGCATGGTCTTCGGCACGATTGCCGTGAGCAAGGGGCTGTCGCCCTTGGAAGCCTGCCTGATGTCGCTTTTCGTTTTCGCCGGTGGTGCGCAATTCGTAGCCATGGATTTGTGGACGCATCCTGCAAGCTGGGCAGCGCTCGGTTTTGCAGCACTCCTCGTCAATCTCAGGCACATACTGATGAGCGCCTCCATCGCCGCGAAGATGGAAAGTTTCAAGCCCTGGCAGCGCTGGCTCGCCATGCCTGTCCTGACGGACGAATCCTGGGCGTTGGCGGAATTTCGCAGCATGACGAGCACGCTCCGTCCGGCATTTTTCGCCGCCGCCGCGCTCTCGATCTATGCCGTCTGGAACCTGTCGACGCTCGCGGGCGCTCTGCTCGGTTCTGTCATGGGTGATACAACCGTTATCGGCCTCGACTTTGCATTTCCGGCGGTCTTTATCGTGCTTCTGATGGGGTTCTGGAAAGGCAGGCAAACGGGTTTCGTTCTTCTGGCGAGTGCGACCGCCGCCTTCCTCACCCATCGATACGTACCCGGCGCATGGTACATAGCCGCCGGTGCTCTCGCAGGACTGGCCGTCGCCGGTTTTGCCAAGGACGAGCGGGAGATGCCCCGATGA
- a CDS encoding AzlD family protein, with protein sequence MSLDANTVLTILAMAVATLATRFGGLVLIRHVQMTDRAKRALNAVPPAVLMAVVTPTALTSGLAETIGCAVTALAATRLSLLPAAAAGVITVAVLRALGL encoded by the coding sequence ATGAGCCTTGACGCCAACACGGTGCTGACCATCCTCGCCATGGCCGTCGCGACACTTGCGACACGCTTCGGCGGTCTCGTTCTCATCCGCCATGTCCAAATGACGGATCGGGCTAAACGCGCGCTCAACGCGGTGCCGCCCGCAGTGCTGATGGCCGTCGTCACGCCAACCGCCTTGACGAGCGGCCTTGCCGAAACCATCGGCTGCGCTGTCACCGCCCTTGCGGCGACTCGCCTTTCACTTCTGCCTGCCGCAGCTGCGGGTGTGATAACCGTGGCGGTTTTGCGCGCGCTTGGGCTGTAG